The genomic window GTGGGGAGGTGACAATGATGGGGACAGAACTCTTAGCCGACCGGCTCGGGGAGTTGCTGAGCGCTACCCCTGGGCTGGAGTTAGGCCGGGACGGGCTCTGGCGTGGGTCCTGGCCGTTGCCGCCCATCGTGCCGGAGCCGGCTGACGGGCAAACCTCATCACGGGCCGACAGGACGTCGCAGGAAGACGCTGAGGAGCAGCTGCGGGCGGCGTTAGCGCGACTGGGTGTGGAGCCTGGGGCGGCGGAGGCGTTGACGCGTGCCTCGCTGGCCTGCGCGACCGTCGCCGAGCGGCCGAGCACGTCTGAGGCCCCGCAGCTGGTGGAACACGGCAGTGACCTGCTCGGGGCGATCGAGTCCCTGACCGGCGTGGCCGGCCATCTGGAGTCGGTCGTCCTCTCCGCGACCAAGCAGTTGACCTGGGTGCACGGGAAGTTGCTGCTGGGCGACAAGGGCGCGACCAGCTCGGAGGAGCTCTCTGCCTCCCAGCAGGAGCTGTGGCGTGCGCGGGCGAAGTCGAAGACCTGCGCAGAGATCGAGGCAGGCATCGGGTGGGGTGAGGGCGAAGTCCGCGACCTGGTCGCTGTCGCTAACGCCGCACCCGAGGTCGCCGGCCCGGTCCACCACTCCCTGAGGTGTGGTGAGTCGTCCTGGCGGTTGGTCCGCAGTTACTACCGGGCCTGCACCGGCATGGCCCACGAGGACGGTGCCGCGATCGCCAACGGCTTCTTCGGCACCGACCCTTGTGCTGCGGTCACCGAACGCCTCGACTCCGCCGGGAGCTTTCTGGGTGGCCCGTGGCGGCACAAGGAGTTCAACCGGGCCCTGAAACGCGAGATCGCCCGGGTCAACGCCCAAGACCCCGAAAAGCAGAAAGAGGCCGACGCTGCCGCGAAAGCCAACGCCGACACCCACCTGATGCTCGATGAGAACGGCACCGGCACCTTCATGATCGGGACCACCCCGCTGGAAGGGACCGCGATCAACGAACGGATCGACGCCGCCGCCCGCCGGGCCCGCGCCCTGGGCGACCCACGCAGCCAGCGTCAGCTGCGGTGCGCGATCGCGACCGCGCTCCTGCTGAAAGGGACCGTCGACCTCTCGGCCATCCCCGACGACCCGGACCAGGTCACCATTGAACAGTCCGAGCAGCTGGCCCGGGTCCTGTCCGGGCTACCGCCGGCCACCCTGGACGTCATCGTCCCCCTCACCACCCTCCTCGGCACCGATGCTGAAGGCACCCCGATCCCAGCAGCGTTCACAGCCCGACCCGGCAGTACCCAAGGTCCGGGCGGGCCGGGTTGCACCTGCACCTGCACCTGCGGCGCCAGCGGCACCGCGACCGGCTCGTCCACCACGACGACATCGGGTGCCGCCGCGACGGCAGGCTCCGGCGACCCACCAGGTCCCGGCCTGAGGGGACAACCCTGCCCCGACCCCGCCGCTCAAGCCCCTAGCCACCCTGATGCTGATGCTGATGAGGATCCCTACGATCTCGTCGATGAGCAGATCCGCCTGCCCGATGTCGGTGTCGGTGAGGTCGTCGGGCGCGAGTCACTGTTCCTGTCCCCGACTCAGGTGCGTGACCTGGCCCTGGTGCCCGGCTCGACGCTGTACCGCCTGCTGACCGACCCGGCCACCGGCCGGTGCGTAGAGCGGTCGATCACCGCCTACCGCTTCGATGCGGCGATGCGGGCCCAGATCATCGCTGCTGACCGGTTCTGTCGCGCCCCCGGCTGCGTCAAGCCCGCCAAGATCTCCCAGCTGGATCACGTCCAGGAGTACGGCACCACCGGTGGTCACACCTGTGAGGCCAACGCCATGGCCCTGAGCACTACCCACCACGACAAGAAGACCAAGAAGGACGTCGACGCGATCATCAACGCCGACCGTGACGTCACCTGGACCACCTTGCTGGGGCGGATCTACACGACCAAGGCCTTCGATTACAACCAGTACACCAAGCTCCTGACCGCGGCGAAGACCCAGATCAACCAGGAGATCGCCGCAGGGGCGACGAAGGGCGACGCGATCGACACCGCGATCTACCAAGCCCTGTCCTACCGGCCCCCCGGATCACCCTTCGAAGCCCGCGAAGACAACCCCGGGTTCGAGGACGACTTCACCGGCTGGGACCAGATCACCCTGACCCACACCGGCCCCGACGGACAACGGGCCTACCGCCCCGCCCCCGACACCACCCGAGCCGAACACGAGCGCCATAGGGCTACCCGCACCCACCACGACGACGCGAGCGATGGCGATCAGCCGAACCGTGGCGAGCACGAGGCCGGTGAGCAGCAGGCCGGTGACCCGGACGACCGCGAGCACGGACCCTGGTCCGACCCCCACGACGACCCACCACCCTTCTAACCCAAGGAGCGACGCCGCCTCGGCGACTCCTCCCGCTCACTTCAAAGACTCTGGCTCAGCACTCCGATCGGTGCGGAACTGCGTGTCATACAGGGCGCGATACAGCCCACCCTCGGCCAGCAGTTCCTCGTGGGTGCCGCGCTGCACCACCCGCCCTCGCTCCAGCACCAGGATCTGATCGGCATCGCGCACGGTGGACAGGCGGTGAGCGATGACGATCGAGGTCCGACCCGTGAGCGCACGATCGAGTGCCCGTTGGACTGCGGCCTCGGACTCGCTGTCCAGGTGGGCTGTCGCTTCGTCCAGCAGCACGACAGCCGGGGACTTGAGCAGCAGTCTGGCAATGGCCAGACGCTGCTTCTCACCACCGGAGAGCCGGTGTCCACGGTCACCGACGACCGTGTCCAGACCATCGGGGAGGCGGTCCACCAGTGCCCAGACCTGCGCTGCCTGCAGCGCCTCCTGCAACTGCTCGTCCGTGGCGTCGGGCGCGGCATACAACAGGTTCGCCCGGATCGTGTCGTTGAACATGTGGGCTTCCTGCGTCACGACGCCGACCGTCTCCGACAGGCTGGCAAACGTGGCCTGCCGCAGGTCGGTGCCACCGATCCGCACGCTCCCACGGGTCGGGTCATAGAGCCGTGAGACCAGGGCCGTCAGCGTCGTCTTGCCCGCCCCGCTCGGACCGACCAGTGCCACAAGCTGGCCCGCGCCGATGTGCACGTCGATGTCGTGCAGGACGTCTCCCTCCCCTTCGCGACCCAGATCCGGTCGGCTCTCCAGGGAGGCCACCGAGACCTCCTCGTGCGACGGGTAGCCGAAGGACACGTCATCCAGCTCGACAGAGACCGGACCGTCAGGCAGCTCCACGGCGTCCTGCGACTCACGCACCAGGGGGCGCAGATCGAGCACCTCAAAGATCCGCTCAAAGGAGACCAGTGCCGTCATCACGTCGACCCGCACGTTGGACAGTGCCGTCAGGGGGCCGTACATCCGCCCGAGCAGGGCAGCCATGGCCACGAGAGTGCCCACTGACAGCTCGTCGGCGACAGCCATGAGGCCACCCAGGCCATAGACCAGGGCTGTGGCCAGCGCTGCCACCAGACCCAGCCCGGCCATGAAGATCACCCGGTTCACCGCGATCGCTACCCCGGCGTCACGCACGCCACGGGCGCGGGCGGCATACTCCTGGCTTTCCTGGACCGGCCGACCGAAGAGGCGCACCAGCAGGGCACCAGCGACGTTGAACCGCTCGGTCATCCTCGTCGCCAGCTCCGCGTTGAGAGTCATCTGGCGCCGGGTCAGCTCCGAGAGCCGCTGCCCCATCCGGTGCGCTGGGATCAGGAAGATCGGGAGGAGGAGCAGCGCCAGCAGGGTGATCAACCACGACATGGTGAAGAGGGCACCCAGGATCAGCACCAGGGAGACCACGTTGCTGACCAGCCCGGACAGGATGCTCGTGAAAGCTGTCTGAGCTCCGATCACGTCCGTGTTGAGCCGGTTCACCAGGGCGCCGGTCTGCGCGCGGGTGAAGAAGGCGATGGGTTGCCGCAGCACGTGTGCGAAGACCTCGCTGCGCAGGTTGAGGATCAGCCCCTCACCGATGCGGGAACCATAGAAGCGCGTGACGATCGTCAGCAGCGCCTCAAAGACCGCCAGGACAGCCACGACGACCCCGAGCCAGATGACGACGTTGCGGTCTTTCGGGATGACCCCGTCGTCGATGATCCGCCCGAGCAGGAGGGGCGTAGCCACCCCGAGCGCCGACGCCACGATGGTCAGGACCAGATAGAGAGAGATATCTGCCCGGAACGGCCTGCCGTAGCCGATCACCCGCGGGCCGGTGCCCTCGCGGAACTTGTGGTCGCGCACCGAGCGGTCCTTAGTGAAGCTGCGCACCGATCCCATGGGCCCACGGCCCATCCCCATGCTCATGCCGCTCCTCCTTCTCGCGCCCTCCGGCTGCTGTTCAGGCCGTCACGCAAGGGTGATGAGGTCCTGGTAGTCCTGGCTCCAGTGGTCCTCGACGCCGTCGGGGAGCAGCAGGACCCGCTCGGGCTCAAGAGCCGCGACCGCACCCTCATCGTGGCTGACGAGCACCACGGCTCCCTCGTAGGCCCGCAGAGCCCCCAGCACCTCTTCACGCGAGGCGGGGTCGAGGTTGTTGGTCGGTTCGTCGAGGAGCAGCACGTTGGCTGCCGACACGACGAGCATGGCCAGCGCCAGCCGGGTCTTCTCTCCACCGGACAGCACCCCAGCCGGCTTCTCCACATCGTCGCCGGAGAAGAGGAAGGAGCCGAGCACCTTCCGCGTCTCCGTCTCGTCCAGGTCCGGCGCCGCGGACTTCATGTTGGCCAGGACGGAGCGCGCCACGTCCAGCGTCTCGTGCTCCTGGGCGTAGTAGCCCAGCTTCAGCCCGTGGCCTGCCTGGACCTCCCCCGTGTCCGGCGGGTCAACACCTGCCAGCATCCGCAGCAGCGTGGTCTTGCCTGCACCGTTGAGCCCCAGCACGACGACCCGGGAGCCGCGGTCGATGTTCAGATCCACGTCCGTGAAAACCTCCAGCGACCCGTAGGAGCGAGAGAGCCCCTCAGCGGTCAACGGCGTCTTCCCGCAGGGTGCGGGGGTCGGGAAGCGCAGCTTGGCCACCTTGTCGACCACCCGCTCCCCATCGATGCCGGCCAGCAGCTTGTGTGCCCGCCGGGCCATGTTCTGGGCCGCCACGGCCTTGGTCGCCTTGGCGCGCATCTTGTCGGCCTGCGCCAGCAGGATGGCCGCCTTCTTCTCCGCGTTGGCCCGCTCCCGCTTGCGTCGACGCTCGTCGGTCTCCCGCTGCTGCAGATAGGTCTTCCACCCCATGTTGTATTGGTCGATCTCCCCGCGGTTGGCGTCGAGGTGGAAGACCCGGTTGACGACCTGGCCGATCAGGTCCACGTCGTGGCTGATGACCAGCAGGCCACCGGGATAGGTCTTCAGGTAGTCGCGCAACCACACGATCGAGTCGGCGTCCAGGTGGTTGGTGGGCTCGTCGAGCAGGAGCGTGCTGGCACCGCTGAACAGGATCCGGGCGAGCTCGATCCGGCGGCGCTGACCCCCGGAGAGCGTGACCAGCTCCTGCTCCAGCACCCGCTGTGGCAGACCCAGGCTCGAGGCGATCGCCGCCGCCTCGGACTCGGCGGCATAGCCACCACGGGCGTTGAACTCCGCGTCGAGACGGCTGTAACGGCCCATCGCCTTCTCGCGGACCGCATCGTCCTCGCTCGCCATCGCCGTCTCGGCGGCGCGCAGGTTGCGGATCACGCTGTCCAGCCCCCGTGCCGCGAGGATCCGGTCCCGGCCGAGGACGTGCAGGTCCCCGGTGCGCGGGTCCTGCGGGAGATAGCCGACATCGCCACGTCGGGTGACTGATCCGGCGGCCGCCTCGGCCTCACCGGCCAGGACCTTGGTGAGTGTGGTCTTCCCAGCCCCGTTGCGCCCGACCAGCCCCACCCGGTCTCCTGGAGCGACCTGGAAGGTGACCTCGTCCATCAACAGACGGGAGCCCGCGCGCAGTTCGAGCCCCGAGACAGTGATCACGTGCAGGACTCCTCGAAAAAACGTTCTGGTGTGGGTAGCGTGCTTAGACGCCGGGAGGTCGTTAGTCTACGCGTGAGATCTCGGCGCAACGTGCCGCGAGTGATCAGAGTGGAGAGAGCATGACCTTCAAGGAGAACGCCCGGCTCGACACCAGCCAGGTGCGTGGAGGTGGCGGCGGCGGTCGTCGTGGCGGTGGTGGCGGGCTGGCGGCCGGTGGCGGCATCGGCGGGATCATCCTGCTGGTTCTCTACATGCTCTTCAGCGGGGGTGGCGGCCTGGGCGGGGGCGGCAGCACAGCGTCCGGCTCACCCTGGAACTTCAGTGCCGGTGACGTGTCGGGCTCCGGCGAGGAGGGTGCCTCGGGGGACTTCTCACACTGCCAGACCGGTGCCGACGCCAACGAGAACCTGGACTGCCGGGTGGTCGGCACCGTCAACAGCGTGCAGGCGTTCTGGGAGAGCGCCTGGTCGCAGTATGAGCCGGCCCAGACGGTGATCTTCTCGGGCACGGTCCAGACCGGCTGCGGCGCCGCCAACAGCCAGGTGGGCCCGTTCTACTGCCCGCTCGACCAGGGCATCTATATCGACGTGAGCTTCTTTGACCAGCTCGACCAGATGGGCGCCGACGGTGGCTCCCTGTCCCAGATGTATGTCGTGGCGCACGAGTATGGCCACCACGTCCAGAACCTCAACGGGGTGCTGGGCCGCGCTCAGCAGGATCCTCAGGGACCCGAGAGCGGTGCGGTGCGCGTGGAGCTGCAGGCTGACTGCTATGCCGGCGTCTGGGTCGCCCACGCCGACGGCACCCGCCTCGGCCAGGAGGACGCAGCGATCCTGGAGCCGGTGACGCAGGACCAGATCCGGTCGGCCCTCAGCGCAGCCGAGGCCGTCGGCGACGACCGCATCCAGGAGCAGATGCAGGGACGGGTCACCCCCGAGAACTGGACCCACGGATCGTCCGAGCAGCGCCAGAAGTGGTTCCTGACCGGCTATGAGACCGGCGACCCCAACGCGTGCAACACCTTCTCCGCCGAGGACCTTGGCTGACGGTTCCGCGCACCCGGTGAGGTCTCCCCTCAGGGCGAGGCGGGTTCAACGATGCGGATGCGGGTGGCCCGCCCGCGTCGCAGCGTCTCCTGCAACACCTTGAGCCGGGGGTCGGGCAGGTCATAGAACTCCCGGCGTGCCAGCACCGTCAGCGGTGTCAGGACCGACTCCTGCAGCACCTGACGCACCAGCGCCTTGTCACCACCGACGACCAGGCCGTCGACCAGCGCACCCTTTGGCCCGAGCAATCGGCCGGCGGCCTGCTCCACCACCCGCCCGACCAGCGCGTCCGCCTGGTTGCCGCGGCGGCGGGCGAACCGCTGCTGTGACCACCCACCCGCGGCGGTCCGAGACTGCACATAGCGCGTGCCGCAGTGGTGGTCGGTGAGCTGCTCCCCCTCGGCCAGCCCGACGGCATACCCACCCCGTCGCACCAGCACCAGACCCAGACGCTCGGGCAGCTCGACTGAGCCAAACGGATCGTCAGCACCAGGCGCCCACGCGAGCACCTCGGCGACGGCTCCGTCAGGGGCGGACAGCACCAACGGCACGGCACCGGGGTCGTCCCGAAGGGACCGCTCCGGCACGCCGTGCCGTTGGGAGAAGCCGTCGATCCACCGCTCCAAGCGCGCGGGGTCGATCTCGACCACCCGCGCCGGGCCGGTGCTCAGGACGATCTCAGACGTTGAAGCCGAGGGCGCGCAACTGCTCGCGCCCCTCCGGGGTGATCTTGTCCGGGCCCCACGGCGGCATCCAGACCCAGTTGATGCGGTGGCTGGACACCAGGCCCTCGAGAACCGTGCTGATCTGCTCCTCGATCACATCGGTGAGCGGGCACGCGGCACTGGTCAGGGTCATGTCGATCACCGTGTGCGCCTGGGCGTCGACGGTCAGGCCATAGATCAGGCCCAGGTCGACGACGTTGATGCCGAGCTCGGGGTCGACGACGTCGCGCAGCGCCTCTTCGACATCTGCGACGTTGGGCGGGGTGACTGTCTGGCTCATCAGGTCCTCCTAGGTGTTGCTCTCAGGGTCTCACGTGCTGGGGTGATGGTGGTCGTCAGGCATGCTCCGACGCCGCTGCAGAGATGTCGTGACCGCTCTGGGCCAGGGCGTCGGTGAAGGCGGTCCAGCCGAGCAGGGCGCACTTGACCCTGGCCGGATAGCGGGACACGCCGGCAAAGGCCACGCCGTCGCCGATCTGCTCGAGGTCCCCGGCGTCTGCACCCTTGCTGGTCAGCATCCGGCGCATGGCCTGGAACGTCTCGAGGGCCTGCGGCACGGGGTGCCCGATCGTCTCCTCGGCCAGCACCGAGGTCGAGGCGATCGAGATCGAGCAGCCCATCGCGTCATACGAGACATCGCTCACGACGCCGTCAGCCACGTGCACCCGCAGGGTTACCTCGTCGCCGCAGGTCGGGTTGACGTGGTGCACCTCGGCCTCGAACGGCTCGCGCAGACCCGAGTGCTGTGGGCGCTTGGCGTGGTCGAGGATCAGCTCGCCATACAGTTCCATGGTCCTCCTCAGGCGCTCAGTCCGAAGACGCCCGGGACGGTGTCCAGGGCCTCGACGAACGCATCGATGTCGGCGCGGCTGGTGTAGACCGAGAAGCTGGCCCGGGTGCTCGCCGGGATGCCGAGTCGACGGTGCAGCGGCCAGGCACAGTGGTGCCCGGTCCGCACGGCGATCCCCTGGTCGTCCAGCACCTGCCCGACATCGTGCGGGTGGATGCCGTCGACGGTGAACGCCACGGCGCCGACCCGGTCAGCTGGGTTGGTCGGACCGATGACCCGCACCCAGGGGCGCTGGGCCAGCTGCTCGAGGCAGTATGCCGTGAGCTCGGTGTCGTGCTGACGCACCCGGTCCATGCCCAGCTCGCTGAGATAGTCGATCGCCGCGGCCAGTCCCACAGCCTGGGCGGCCATCGGCACGCCGGCCTCGAAGCGCTGCGGTGGCGGGGCATAGGTCGAGTGCTCCATGTGGACCAGCTCGATCATCGAGCCGCCCGTGATGAACGGCGGCATCGCTGCGAGCAGCTCCGGACGACCCCACAGGACGCCGATCCCCGACGGCCCGATCACCTTGTGGCCGGTGAAGGCCAGGAAGTCAGGACCGCAGTCCACTCCGTCCGGGCCGAAGGCCCGCACGTCGACCGGCAGGTGCGGCACCGACTGGCAGGCGTCGACCAGGGTCAGCGCGCCCACGGCCCGCGCCGCGGCCACCAGCGGGGCCACGTCGTTGAGGGTGCCGAGCACGTTGGAGACCTGGGTGAAGGCGAGCACCTTGGTGCGCTCCCCCACGACCGAGCTCGGGTCCTGCAGGTAGCCGTCGTCAGTGACACCGACCCAGCGCAGGGTGGCCCCGGTGCGCCGGGCCAGCTCCTGCCAGGGCACGAGGTTGGCGTGGTGCTCCATCTCGGTGACCACGATCTCGTCACCCGGTGCCAGCAGCAGCCGAGCCGCAGCGGTCGGGTCCGCGCCGTCGATGGCGCCGGGCGCACCGGCGTTGCTCATCGCATAAGCCACGAGGTTGATCGCCTCGGTGCCGTTCTTGGTGAAGACAACCTCGTCCGCGGCAGCGCCGATGAAACGGGCCACCGTGGCGCGCGCCTGCTCGAAGGCCTCGGTGGCCTCCTCGGCGAGCTGGTGCGCGCCACGGTGCACCGCGGCGTTGTGCGTCGAGTAGTACTCCCGCTCGGCGTCCAGGACGACCCACGGCTTCTGGGCGGTCGCGCCGCTGTCCAGATAGACGAGGGGCCGGTCCTGGCGCACCGTGCGGGAGAGCACGGGGAAGTCGGCCCGGATCCGGGCCAGCTCATCCTCCGTGAAGGCGGTCATCAGACCGCGGGAGCCGTCAGGTAGCGGTCGTAGCCCTCGGCCTCGAGGCGGTCAGCCAGCTCGGGGCCACCGGACTCGGCGACGCGACCGTTGATGAACACGTGCACGTGGTCCGGCTGGATGTAGCGCAGGATCCGGGTGTAGTGCGTGATCAGCATGACGCCCAGTCCGGTCGCCTCCTTGACCCGGTTGACGCCCTCGGCCACGATCTTCAGCGCGTCGACGTCCAGGCCGGAGTCGGTCTCGTCGAGGACGGCGATCTTCGGCTGGAGCAGCTCCATCTGCAGGATCTCGTGGCGCTTCTTCTCACCACCGGAGAAGCCCTCGTTGACGTTGCGCTCGGCGAAGGAGGTGTCCATCCGCAGGGCCTCCATGGCGCCCTTCATGTCCTTGACCCAGTGGCGCAGCTTGGGAGCCTCGCCGTCGATCGCGGTCTTGGCGGTGCGCAGGAAGTTGGACACGGTCACGCCCGGCACCTCGACGGGGTACTGCATGGCCAGGAACAGGCCCGCCTTGGCACGGTCGTCGACAGCCATCTCCAGGACGTCCTCGCCGTCCAGGGTCACCGTGCCGCCGGTGATGATGTATTTCGGGTGGCCGGCGATGGCGTAGGCCAGGGTCGACTTGCCGGAGCCGTTGGGGCCCATGATGGCGTGCGTCTCACCGGAGTTGATGGTCAGGTCGACCCCGCGCAGGATCTCCTTGTGCTCGGTGTCGGTCTCGACGCTGACCTGCAGGTCGCGGATCTCAAGAGTGGTCATAGTTTCTCCTCGTAACGTCTAGGCAGTGAGGGCGACGAAGACGTCCTCGCCCTCGATCTTCACGGTGTGTATGGCGATGGGCTGGGTTGCGGGAAGGCCGGTCGGCTCCCCGCTGGTCATGTCGAAGCGGGAGCCGTGCAGCCAGCACTCGATGGTGCCGCCGTCCAGGTCGCCCTCGGAGAGGGAGACGTTGGCGTGGGTGCACGTGTCGTCAAACGCGTGCACCTCGCCGCTGGAGTCACGGGCGATCGCGACGAGCCGACCGTCGAAGCTGGCCTGGACCGCGCCCACCTCGGGCAGATCGGCCAACGTGCAGACCTTGACGAAGGACAGCGTCCCCGCGTCGTCAGTCCGGACAGGCTCGGTCATGCTCTCGCTCACGCAGTCGCTCCCCTGTCGGCAGCGAGCTCCTCCTCGATCGCAGCCATCAGCGTGTCCACGACCTCGGGCACACCGATCTTGGCGATGATGTCGGCGAAGAAGCCGCGGACCACCAGACGACGGGCGTTCTTCTCGTCGATGCCGCGAGACATCAGATAGAACAGCTGCTCGTCGTCGAACCGGCCCGTGGAGCTGGCGTGGCCGGCCCCGGCGATCTCACCGGTCTCGATCTCCAGGTTGGGGATGGAGTCGGCGCGCGCGCCGTCGGTCAGCACCAGGTTGCGGTTGAGCTCGTAGGTGTCGATGCCCTCGGCCTCCTTGCGGATCAGCACGTCGCCGACCCAGACCGTGTGCGCACCGTCGCCCTGCAGGGCACCCTTGTAGGTGACCAGCGAGTTGGTGTGCGGAGCGTTGTGGTCCACGAACGAGCGGTGCTCCAGGTGCTGGCCGGCGTCGGCGAAGTAGACACCCAGCAGGGTGGCCTCACCGCCGGGGCCGTCGTAGCGCACGTTGGAGTTGACCCGCACGATCGAGCCACCGAGGCTGACCGCGATGTGCTTGTACTTGCCGTCCCGGCCGACCGACGCGTCGTGCTGGCCGAGGTGGATCGCCTCGTCGTCCCAGCGCTGCAGGGTGACGACCGTTAGGTCGGCGCCCTCTCCGACGATGACCTCCAGGTTGCCCCGGTGGTCAGCGGCGCCGGTGTGGTCCAGGATCAGCAGGCCCTTGCTGTGGTGCTTGGCCTCGACCACGTAGTGCGCGCTGCTCAGGCGACCCGGGCCGTTGCCGTGGACGTTGACGCGCAGCGGCTCGGCATACTCCTTCTCGGCCTCGAGGACCAGGTGCAACGCCTCGGCGCAGTGGGCCGAGGCGACAACCGCGCCGCGGTCGCCGGGCACCAGCACGGTGCCGCGGGGAGCCTGGCCGGGGGCCAGCGAGTCACCCATCAGGTCAAGCACGCCGGAGACGTCGTAGTCGGCCGGGTGGTCATCGCCCCGGACGTCGTCGGCCTCGTCGGCGAAGACGCCACCGAGGCGGTCGACGGGGGTGAAGCGCCACTCCTCCTCGCGGCCGTTGGGCACCGGGAAGTCACTGACCTCAAAGGAGGTCGGGCGCGCGGCCCGAGACTCCTCCGGGGGCTTCCCGACGGTGCTCTGGGGGTCGACGTGGGTCGTGGGCTTGTCGGTGAGCAGGGTCATCAGCCGACGGCTCCTTCCATCTGAAGCTCGATAAGGCGGTTGAGTTCGAGGGCGTACTCCATGGGCAGCTCGCGGGCGATCGGCTCGACGAAGCCGCGGACGATCATCGCCATGGCCTCCGTCTCGCTCAGGCCGCGGGACATCAGATAGAACAACTGGTTCTCCGAGACCTTCGAGACCGTGGCCTCGTGGGCCATCTGCACGTCGTCCTCGCGGATGTCGTTGTAGGGGTAGGTGTCCGAGCGGGAGATCTGGTCGACCAGGAGCGCGTCGCAGACGACGCTCGAGCGGCTGTTCTTGGCGCCCTCGAGCACCTGGACCAGGCCGCGGTATGACGTGCGCCCACCACCGCGGGCCACCGACTTCGAGACGATGGTCGAGGAGGTGTTGGGGGCGGCGTGCACCATCTTGGAGCCGGCGTCCTGGTGCTGGCCCTCACCGGCGAAGGCGACGGACAGGGTCTCACCCTTGGAGTGCTCGCCCAGCAGGAAGACGGCCGGGTACTTCATGGTGACCTTGGAGCCGATGTTGCCGTCGACCCACTCCATGGTGGCGCCCTCGGCGCAGGTGGCGCGCTTGGTGACCAGGTTGTAGACGTTGTTCGACCAGTTCTGGATCGTCGTGTAACGCACGCGGGCGTTCTTCTTCACGATGATCTCCACGACGGCGCTGTGCAGGCTGTCGGACTGGTAGATCGGGGCCGTGCAGCCCTCGACGTAGTGCACCGAGGAGCCCTCGTCGGCGATGATCAGGGTCCGCTCGAACTGGCCCATGTTCTCGGTGTTGATGCGGAAGTAGGCCTGCAGCGGGATCTCGACGTGCACGCCCGGGGGGACGTAGACGAAGGAGCCACCGGACCACACGGAGGTGTTCAGCGCGGAGAACTTGTTGTCGCCGGAGGGGATCACCGAGCCGAAGTACTCGCGGAA from Ornithinimicrobium cryptoxanthini includes these protein-coding regions:
- a CDS encoding HNH endonuclease signature motif containing protein, which translates into the protein MMGTELLADRLGELLSATPGLELGRDGLWRGSWPLPPIVPEPADGQTSSRADRTSQEDAEEQLRAALARLGVEPGAAEALTRASLACATVAERPSTSEAPQLVEHGSDLLGAIESLTGVAGHLESVVLSATKQLTWVHGKLLLGDKGATSSEELSASQQELWRARAKSKTCAEIEAGIGWGEGEVRDLVAVANAAPEVAGPVHHSLRCGESSWRLVRSYYRACTGMAHEDGAAIANGFFGTDPCAAVTERLDSAGSFLGGPWRHKEFNRALKREIARVNAQDPEKQKEADAAAKANADTHLMLDENGTGTFMIGTTPLEGTAINERIDAAARRARALGDPRSQRQLRCAIATALLLKGTVDLSAIPDDPDQVTIEQSEQLARVLSGLPPATLDVIVPLTTLLGTDAEGTPIPAAFTARPGSTQGPGGPGCTCTCTCGASGTATGSSTTTTSGAAATAGSGDPPGPGLRGQPCPDPAAQAPSHPDADADEDPYDLVDEQIRLPDVGVGEVVGRESLFLSPTQVRDLALVPGSTLYRLLTDPATGRCVERSITAYRFDAAMRAQIIAADRFCRAPGCVKPAKISQLDHVQEYGTTGGHTCEANAMALSTTHHDKKTKKDVDAIINADRDVTWTTLLGRIYTTKAFDYNQYTKLLTAAKTQINQEIAAGATKGDAIDTAIYQALSYRPPGSPFEAREDNPGFEDDFTGWDQITLTHTGPDGQRAYRPAPDTTRAEHERHRATRTHHDDASDGDQPNRGEHEAGEQQAGDPDDREHGPWSDPHDDPPPF
- a CDS encoding ABC transporter ATP-binding protein, producing the protein MSMGMGRGPMGSVRSFTKDRSVRDHKFREGTGPRVIGYGRPFRADISLYLVLTIVASALGVATPLLLGRIIDDGVIPKDRNVVIWLGVVVAVLAVFEALLTIVTRFYGSRIGEGLILNLRSEVFAHVLRQPIAFFTRAQTGALVNRLNTDVIGAQTAFTSILSGLVSNVVSLVLILGALFTMSWLITLLALLLLPIFLIPAHRMGQRLSELTRRQMTLNAELATRMTERFNVAGALLVRLFGRPVQESQEYAARARGVRDAGVAIAVNRVIFMAGLGLVAALATALVYGLGGLMAVADELSVGTLVAMAALLGRMYGPLTALSNVRVDVMTALVSFERIFEVLDLRPLVRESQDAVELPDGPVSVELDDVSFGYPSHEEVSVASLESRPDLGREGEGDVLHDIDVHIGAGQLVALVGPSGAGKTTLTALVSRLYDPTRGSVRIGGTDLRQATFASLSETVGVVTQEAHMFNDTIRANLLYAAPDATDEQLQEALQAAQVWALVDRLPDGLDTVVGDRGHRLSGGEKQRLAIARLLLKSPAVVLLDEATAHLDSESEAAVQRALDRALTGRTSIVIAHRLSTVRDADQILVLERGRVVQRGTHEELLAEGGLYRALYDTQFRTDRSAEPESLK
- a CDS encoding ABC-F family ATP-binding cassette domain-containing protein, which codes for MITVSGLELRAGSRLLMDEVTFQVAPGDRVGLVGRNGAGKTTLTKVLAGEAEAAAGSVTRRGDVGYLPQDPRTGDLHVLGRDRILAARGLDSVIRNLRAAETAMASEDDAVREKAMGRYSRLDAEFNARGGYAAESEAAAIASSLGLPQRVLEQELVTLSGGQRRRIELARILFSGASTLLLDEPTNHLDADSIVWLRDYLKTYPGGLLVISHDVDLIGQVVNRVFHLDANRGEIDQYNMGWKTYLQQRETDERRRKRERANAEKKAAILLAQADKMRAKATKAVAAQNMARRAHKLLAGIDGERVVDKVAKLRFPTPAPCGKTPLTAEGLSRSYGSLEVFTDVDLNIDRGSRVVVLGLNGAGKTTLLRMLAGVDPPDTGEVQAGHGLKLGYYAQEHETLDVARSVLANMKSAAPDLDETETRKVLGSFLFSGDDVEKPAGVLSGGEKTRLALAMLVVSAANVLLLDEPTNNLDPASREEVLGALRAYEGAVVLVSHDEGAVAALEPERVLLLPDGVEDHWSQDYQDLITLA
- the ypfJ gene encoding KPN_02809 family neutral zinc metallopeptidase, with the protein product MTFKENARLDTSQVRGGGGGGRRGGGGGLAAGGGIGGIILLVLYMLFSGGGGLGGGGSTASGSPWNFSAGDVSGSGEEGASGDFSHCQTGADANENLDCRVVGTVNSVQAFWESAWSQYEPAQTVIFSGTVQTGCGAANSQVGPFYCPLDQGIYIDVSFFDQLDQMGADGGSLSQMYVVAHEYGHHVQNLNGVLGRAQQDPQGPESGAVRVELQADCYAGVWVAHADGTRLGQEDAAILEPVTQDQIRSALSAAEAVGDDRIQEQMQGRVTPENWTHGSSEQRQKWFLTGYETGDPNACNTFSAEDLG
- a CDS encoding acVLRF1 family peptidyl-tRNA hydrolase, whose amino-acid sequence is MVEIDPARLERWIDGFSQRHGVPERSLRDDPGAVPLVLSAPDGAVAEVLAWAPGADDPFGSVELPERLGLVLVRRGGYAVGLAEGEQLTDHHCGTRYVQSRTAAGGWSQQRFARRRGNQADALVGRVVEQAAGRLLGPKGALVDGLVVGGDKALVRQVLQESVLTPLTVLARREFYDLPDPRLKVLQETLRRGRATRIRIVEPASP